A portion of the Chelmon rostratus isolate fCheRos1 chromosome 15, fCheRos1.pri, whole genome shotgun sequence genome contains these proteins:
- the LOC121618410 gene encoding uncharacterized protein LOC121618410, with amino-acid sequence MAQFALSSEASNDTDQIDRVFEQLEEGNALENVNEFLTGLTADEQVPDLQPVVRDRVMNRTFTIIAPHFPSFTEDDWFLWFHLTLVPVLPSFNAMMLESATSNMSCTNYHVVVSGMAKAFPAMTSQRRQEITDTLLDFLKNLASAFDEERACRQASQSDVEWLEANLGPFSQYAPYSDLRAFNLSEVAIVDSLSPIQKAELILDPNSRASEDEAIVREVFAGLTESPDDEQLDQFFQAFANICHQRNITVITNPGVRDTILNLTLTALAPKLVGFQPEDYELWFQDNLAPVMASIHPGSLVVIPSDISCRSYAAIITGLRQSLTSLPLHLSHSVRWSMESLKETFARCSVPYSFRCKQTPVDEYLICAGINGSQLEQTLDIDSPSEALCNFTITEHACSSARHLTSSNLATLLTCSLESQRAPPVEVWKLLFQKTTPELDQALVTFANTAPNNSNPTLSHALEALGEVVFDNVSQAQLQSVDFVSSWFQTRIGPFLASSSTNFLFCLSTKDFSCQTYQIVIQAFSSQRPSMDRESQQAVFTHFIKPFLSRNDSSDPGCVSFSGGSIEWLQANLDSFSGFATLQDLQALNPNFSSAEALSLLTPTQMAQFALSSEASNDTDQIDRVFEQLEEGNALENVNEFLTGLTADEQVPDLQPVVRDRVMNRTFTIIAPHFPSFTEDDWFLWFHLTLVPVLPSFNAMMLESATSNMSCTNYRVVVSGMAKAFPAMTSQRRQEITDTLLDFLKNLASAFDEERACRQASQSDVEWLEANLGPFSQYASYSDLKAFNLSVVTVLGSLSSRQKAELLLEPNNLSNETLVRLVFAELSASSRMEDLGTFFDEFVSGAAEQNLTTINPRVRDTILNLTLTALGPKLSMLDAEGFRLWFQVYLPLFLPSIESSTFEMIPRNISCDSYKEIVKGCDNIFNQLSMAQTQQVFTFTMDYFKTNSSSGLSCIESVNDDRDWLEDNFGRFRVHASYEDFVTLKNNFNGVEVADLLTVSQLAQLAATPSQLTGAQDVKKVMKVINPDDFGAFFDTVSPAIEINQANYTEEVKSALLQEVFDRGNLSSVAISDTEFLLWLRARLSPLLVNLSPSLVTPLFDIGTSRSCNSSREMITLLDTLNLTLSSNTQREIYQSTLLFLQGPPALKCYDGGSFYVYLRNTFLSFGFPDLFTFTSLLPQARESELLNTISTSELRQFLNQPNVIGNDSDICVIFNNYNSTPAFLETEDVPDEVRKVILPCVWPLALSSNNRSEVDAWFNLRLKNYIRFLSRSLISSNEVQNASCLAFQKLVSVMGNNFTYNSSGFGRADVYTTIRTYLRTGSEARCYDASDAELNSTAWFANYIGSFVTFITLDDLTSFVSTSQMEVFLVDQANLELFNNTAIPENVTNYYISQLFEFNPTFNPLKLPGFFLCSPEVPSSAYSSMNEKDTILILNVLNTLCNGTMDAEISAALASNIQTITAETLTSLGNASAGLTSSQITSANPSVLISSMSTLSSVSTWNQEQASAIVQSITASGFEINSESLESLGTLVAGVPSDSIENVPASGLLRISKSSTFVSNMLAAPTVVQQTFIKMIISVDSSPAKVVMNVPDAMATEIQPSLLVFSEDTANISVINKKQWTSDQATMFFGALAETDVDVEQISPSVLQGFTCTSVQKMTTARIKKLIRACRPRRSRAKVELRESQLTCMYNLLSGNLSQNFTDYPSDMLLYFNNRDIERANCRSYFSAVGAADFSVASKVLNKDSLLLNEARTCLGISGVDLSRDNVEVLGSMACTLDPIYIEKADPLILENLKACKDFSDSQVAAMETLLLSGKTQYRNVTTWNIQTLENLGVLPLYFTSNIWSQFPTKTKKNFLKTFMPKLRKSRTKKRKLRALFKQISTLKMKRGTRGAGCTVGNITTVTVSDASFPFGYDQTQFDLCLDVPVLKDNLYSVCEKVVDEDFQKVILKKLNQAYPSGVSDEQVQLLGSVSRVASLDDIAKWNVTNIDTLAALMKADDGTWEAAKSKAIITKYLNTSGNSLGSTELNTIDSNLCSLDASTLKTITADAIGNAKLLNVESCSSEQKKVLYEISNTSFSSQNSSASTYYNLMKSYLGGASLSDVVALSTQTINMDIDTLRSLDSNVIANLTVINVQGLMGNQVQDLKVFENDTVIQDWINRQYQSDLDILGLGLTTNRTTPTSTPSSLNNSTTAPASATITSGGAELAKHPTSIFLAALLTTVLQLLHQPD; translated from the exons ATGGCACAGTTCGCACTCAGCTCAGAGGCCTCCAATGACACAGACCAAATCGACCGTGTGTTTGAGCAACTTGAGGAGGGCAATGCTCtggaaaatgtgaatgaattcCTGACAGGGCTGACAGCAGATGAACAG GTCCCCGATTTACAACCTGTTGTGAGAGATCGTGTAATGAATAGGACCTTCACCATCATCGCGCCCCATTTCCCGAGCTTCACAGAAGACGACTGGTTTCTTTGGTTCCATCTGACACTGGTTCCTGTCCTCCCAAGTTTCAATGCAATGATGCTGGAGAGTGCAACCTCAAACATGAGCTGCACTAACTACCATGTCGT CGTGAGTGGGATGGCCAAAGCATTCCCTGCGATGACGTCGCAGAGACGACAAGAAATCACAGATActctgctggacttcctgaaaAACTTGGCCAGTGCCTTCGATGAGGAGAGAG CTTGCAGGCAGGCAAGTCAGAGTGACGTGGAATGGCTTGAAGCAAACTTGGGTCCGTTTTCCCAATACGCTCCATACTCTGACCTCAGAGCCTTCAACCTCTCTGAG GTGGCAATTGTGGACTCCCTCTCACCAATCCAGAAGGCTGAGCTGATCCTTGATCCAAACAGCCGCGCTTCTGAGGATGAGGCCATCGTAAGGGAGGTGTTTGCAGGCTTGACAGAGTCCCCTGATGATGAACAGCTCGATCAGTTTTTCCAGGCTTTTGCAAACATCTGCCATCAG AGAAACATCACCGTTATCACAAATCCAGGGGTCCGAGACACCATCTTGAACCTGACCTTGACAGCCCTTGCTCCCAAACTTGTAGGATTTCAGCCTGAAGACTATGAGTTGTGGTTCCAGGACAATTTGGCTCCTGTGATGGCGAGCATCCATCCTGGCAGTTTGGTGGTGATTCCCAGTGACATCAGCTGTCGATCCTACGCAGCTAT AATCACTGGTCTTCGGCAAAGTTTGACATCCCTGCCGCTGCACCTTTCACACAGTGTGAGATGGAGCATGGAGTCATTGAAGGAGACATTCGCAC GTTGCTCAGTTCCATATTCCTTCAGG TGCAAGCAGACCCCGGTTGATG AGTACCTCATCTGCGCTGGAATCAATGG ATCACAGCTCGAACAAACCCTGGACATTGACAGTCCCTCTGAAGCTCTGTGCAATTTTACCATCACTGAGCATGCCTGTTCCTCG GCAAGACACCTCACATCCAGCAACTTGGCCACACTGCTGACGTGCTCGCTGGAAAGCCAAAGGGCACCCCCGGTAGAGGTCTGGAAGCTTCTCTTCCAAAAAACTACTCCTGAACTAGACCAGGCTCTTGTGACATTCGCCAACACG GCCCCCAACAACAGCAACCCAACCCTGTCACATGCTCTTGAGGCTCTTGGTGAGGTGGTTTTTGACAACGTCAGTCAGGCACAACTGCAGAGTGTTGACTTTGTCAGCAGCTGGTTCCAGACAAGGATTGGTCCGTTTTTGGCCTCTTCGTCAACCAACTTCCTCTTCTGCCTTAGCACCAAGGACTTCAGCTGCCAGACGTACCAGATTGT CATCCAGGCATTCAGCAGCCAAAGGCCTTCCATGGACAGAGAAAGTCAGCAAGCTGTCTTCACCCATTTCATCAAACCATTCCTTTCAAGAAATGACTCATCGG ATCCTGGCTGTGTCTCATTTAGCGGAGGTAGTATAGAGTGGCTACAGGCAAACCTTGACAGCTTCTCTGGTTTTGCAACCCTGCAGGACTTGCAAGCGCTCAATCCCAACTTCTCAAGT GCCGAAGCCTTGTCATTGCTCACTCCTACTCAGATGGCACAGTTCGCACTCAGCTCAGAGGCCTCCAATGACACAGACCAAATCGACCGTGTGTTTGAGCAACTTGAGGAGGGCAATGCTCtggaaaatgtgaatgaattcCTGACAGGGCTGACAGCAGATGAACAG GTCCCCGATTTACAACCTGTTGTGAGAGATCGTGTAATGAATAGGACCTTCACCATCATCGCGCCCCATTTCCCGAGCTTCACAGAAGACGACTGGTTTCTTTGGTTCCATCTGACACTGGTTCCTGTCCTCCCAAGTTTCAATGCAATGATGCTGGAGAGTGCAACCTCAAACATGAGCTGCACTAACTACCGTGTCGT CGTGAGTGGGATGGCCAAAGCATTCCCTGCGATGACGTCGCAGAGACGTCAAGAAATCACAGATActctgctggacttcctgaaaAACTTGGCCAGTGCCTTCGATGAGGAGAGAG CTTGCAGGCAGGCAAGTCAGAGTGACGTGGAATGGCTTGAAGCAAACTTGGGTCCGTTTTCCCAATATGCTTCATACTCTGACCTCAAAGCCTTCAACCTCTCTGTG GTGACAGTTCTGGGCTCTCTTTCTTCAAGACAAAAAGCTGAATTGCTTCTCGAACCAAACAACCTGTCAAATGAAACCCTTGTGAGACTTGTATTCGCAGAACTTAGTGCGTCATCCCGTATGGAAGACCTTGGCACTTTCTTTGATGAATTTGTTAGTGGTGCTGCAGAG CAAAACCTGACAACCATCAACCCAAGAGTGCGTGACACCATCCTAAATCTGACACTTACGGCACTTGGACCAAAATTATCCATGCTGGATGCTGAGGGATTTAGGTTGTGGTTCCAGGTCTAcctccctctgttcctcccAAGCATTGAGTCAagcacatttgaaatgattcCAAGAAATATCAGCTGTGACTCCTATAAAGAGAT TGTAAAGGGGTGCGACAATATTTTCAATCAACTCTCCATGGCACAGACCCAACAGGTTTTCACCTTCACCATGGACTATTTTAAGACAAATTCCTCCTCAG GTCTCTCCTGCATTGAATCTGTAAATGATGACAGAGATTGGCTGGAAGACAACTTTGGTCGATTCCGTGTGCATGCCTCCTACGAAGATTTTGTGACCTTGAAGAACAATTTCAATGGA GTGGAGGTTGCAGATCTTCTCACTGTCAGTCAGCTGGCCCAGCTCGCAGCAACTCCCTCACAGCTAACAGGGGCACAAGATGTGAAAAAAGTAATGAAAGTCATCAACCCTGATGACTTTGGTGCCTTCTTTGACACAGTCTCACCAGCCATTGAG ATCAACCAGGCCAACTACACAGAAGAGGTGAAATCTGCTCTCCTCCAGGAGGTCTTTGACAGGGGGAATCTGTCCTCTGTCGCTATCAGCGACACAGAGTTCCTGCTGTGGCTCAGGGCGCGACTGAGCCCTCTCCTGGTTAATCTGTCTCCCAGCCTGGTGACACCTTTGTTTGACATCGGGACGAGCAGGAGTTGTAACAGCAGCCGAGAGAT GATTACATTGCTGGACACACTAAATTTGACACTCAGCAGCAACACCCAAAGGGAGATCTACCAAagcaccctcctcttcctccaag GCCCACCGGCCCTCAAGTGTTACGATGGTGGAAGCTTCTACGTCTATCTGAGAAACACTTTCCTCAGCTTTGGCTTTCCAGATTTGTTCACGTTCACGTCTCTTCTGCCACAGGCACGCGAGTCAGAG ctcCTGAATACCATCAGCACCTCAGAGCTGCGTCAGTTCCTCAATCAGCCCAATGTGATCGGTAACGACTCTGACATCTGTGTCATCTtcaacaactacaacagcacTCCTGCCTTCCTAGAAACA GAGGATGTTCCAGATGAGGTGAGGAAGGTGATCCTCCCTTGTGTTTGGCCTCTGGCActgagcagcaacaacagaTCCGAGGTTGATGCCTGGTTCAACCTACGGTTGAAGAACTATATCAGATTCCTTAGCAGGAGCCTCATCAGCTCCAACGAAGTGCAGAATGCTTCATGTCTGGCCTTCCAGAAGCT CGTCTCTGTTATGGGAAATAACTTCACATACAACAGCTCTGGGTTTGGACGTGCTGATGTGTACACCACCATCAGGACCTACTTGAGAACTG GCTCTGAAGCCAGATGCTACGATGCCAGTGATGCAGAACTCAATTCTACCGCCTGGTTTGCCAATTACATCGGCAGCTTTGTGACATTTATTACTCTGGATGATCTCACCTCCTTCGTCTCCACCAGTCAA aTGGAAGTCTTCTTGGTGGACCAAGCCAACCTAGAGCTCTTTAACAACACAGCAATCCCAGAAAATGTGACCAACTACTATATCTCACAGCTTTTTGAATTCAACCCAACCTTCAACCCTCTGAA GCTTCCAGGCTTTTTCCTTTGCTCACCTGAGGTCCCGAGCTCAGCATATTCTTCTATGAATGAAAAGGACACCATCCTCATCTTAAATGTGCTGAATACACTCTGCAATGGAACAATGGATGCTGAG ATATCTGCTGCTCTGGCATCAAACATCCAGACAATCACAGCAGAGACGCTCACCTCTCTGGGCAATGCCAGCGCAGGACTGACCAGCAGCCAGATCACATCGGCCAACCCGTCAGTGCTGATTTCCTCTATGTCTACTCTGAGCTCTGTCAGCACCTGGAACCAGGAGCAGGCCTCCGCAATCGTCCAATCCATTACTGCCTCAGGCTTCGAG ATCAACAGTGAATCCCTGGAGTCCCTCGGCACACTTGTTGCTGGAGTTCCTTCAGACTCAATCGAAAACGTCCCGGCTTCTGGGCTACTCAGAATCTCCAAGAGCAGCACCTTTGTTTCCAACATGCTGGCAGCGCCGACAGTCGTCCAACAGACCTTTATCAAAATG ATCATTTCTGTGGACTCAAGTCCAGCCAAAGTGGTCATGAATGTCCCCGATGCTATGGCAACTGAGATCCAACCATCCCTGCTGGTATTCTCTGAGGACACTGCGAACATCAGTGTGATTAATAAAAAGCAATGGACGAGCGATCAG GCCACCATGTTTTTTGGGGCACTGGCTGAAACAGATGTTGACGTTGAGCA GATCTCTCCTTCTGTGCTGCAAGGCTTCACGTGCACGTCAGTCCAGAAAATGACAACAGCCAGGATCAAGAAGCTGATCCGTGCCTGTAGGCCGAGGAGAAGCAGGGCCAAGGTGGAGCTGAGGGAATCGCAG CTGACTTGCATGTACAACCTGCTCAGTGGAAACCTCTCCCAGAACTTCACAGATTATCCCTCAGACATGCTTCTCTACTTCAA CAACAGAGACATCGAGAGAGCCAACTGCAGGTCCTACTTTTCCGCAGTGGGTGCGGCAGACTTCTCTGTGGCCTCCAAAGTTTTGAACAAGGACTCACTGCTGCTCAATGAAGCCAGAACCTGCTTG GGTATAAGTGGTGTGGATCTGAGCAGGGACAACGTGGAGGTGCTGGGGAGCATGGCCTGCACTCTAGACCCCATTTACATTGAGAAGGCTGATCCTCTCATTCTGGAAAACCTCAAAGCCTGCAAGGACTTCTCTGACAGCCAGGTGGCCGCCATGGAGACGCTGCTGCTGTCTGGGAAAACACAATACAG GAATGTCACCACCTGGAACATTCAAACACTGGAAAACCTTGGGGTCCTACCCCTATATTTCACAAGCAACATCTGGAGCCAGTTCCCAACT aaaacaaagaagaattTCCTCAAGACCTTTATGCCCAAACTGAGGAAATCAAggacaaagaagaggaagctCAGGGCGCTGTTTAAACAGATCAGCACTCTCAAGATGAAACGAGGAACACGGGGAGCAG GCTGCACTGTGGGCAACATCACTACGGTGACAGTTAGCGACGCCTCCTTCCCCTTCGGCTACGACCAGACGCAGTTTGACCTCTGTCTGGACGTCCCTGTTCTGAAGGACAACCTCTACTCTGTATGCGAGAAAGTGGTTGACGAGGACTTTCAGAAAGTCATTCTGAAGAAACTCAACCAG gCATACCCGTCGGGTGTGTCCGATGAGCAAGTTCAGCTGCTCGGCTCAGTGTCTCGTGTGGCGTCGCTCGATGACATCGCCAAGTGGAACGTCACTAACATTGACACCCTTGCAGCACTCATGAAAGCTGATGATGGAACATGGGAGGCAGCAAAG AGCAAAGCAATCATCACCAAGTATCTGAATACCTCTGGGAACTCCCTGGGCAGCACTGAGCTGAACACTATTGACTCCAACCTGTGCTCATTAGACGCCAGTACACTGAAGACCATCACTGCAGACGCTATCGG AAATGCCAAACTTCTGAATGTGGAGTCCTGCTCCTCAGAGCAGAAGAAAGTCCTGTATGAAATCAGTAACACTTCCTTCAGCTCACAAAATAGCAGTGCCAGCACCTACTACAATTTAATGAAGTCCTATCTAG GTGGGGCATCTCTGTCAGATGTAGTGGCGTTGTCAACCCAGACCATCAACATGGACATAGACACTTTACGGAGTCTGGATTCCAACGTGATCGCT AATTTGACCGTGATCAACGTGCAAGGCCTCATGGGTAACCAGGTACAAGATCTGAAGGTGTTTGAGAACGATACCGTGATTCAGGACTGGATAAACAGGCAGTATCAGTCAGACCTGGACATCCTTGGTCTGGGCTTAACCACCAACAGAACCACCCCGACCTCTACACCATCCAGCTTGAACAACAGCACAACCGCTCCTGCATCAG CTACTATCACAAGTGGGGGAGCAGAGCTTGCAAAACACCCTACATCCATATTcctggctgctctgctgacaaCTGTGCTGCAACTGCTACACCAGCCAGACTAA